A genomic region of Oncorhynchus mykiss isolate Arlee chromosome 16, USDA_OmykA_1.1, whole genome shotgun sequence contains the following coding sequences:
- the LOC110491297 gene encoding leucine-rich repeat, immunoglobulin-like domain and transmembrane domain-containing protein 2, whose product MAATLYSVLTIALLFCRVTPGSTSCLPGCSCTNDNLGRSLLCMETAMGRIPDNVPNDFSKIRIENSHLTELPRGSFSKVSALVSLWLNFNDITLMNIKSLEGLTNLTELRLQGNKLRSVPWTAFQDTPNLKILDLKHNRLDVLPESALRQLPGLTYLDLSFNQLTVISRDVFLNWPLLNAQERKGGTEPSSGEANVVLALHDNPWLCDCRLKGFVEFIKSVSPPLILMNSYLMCTGPSSRAGKFFHEVGLKTCMKPEASASESNMTVSLGDKVTLRCLVKARPDPAIHWSYSLKIIRGFTVSETRVDDETIRSQLVIPSLHLADRGAYTCFANNFIGNSSVSVLVNIKSFNASSSSVGAAMSLPPFPLASADENVYIDIRISKQTVYGITLEWYAATDNPAETWFTIHLGKYHSDKKELTYIGPGINTYSVNDLLPVTKYEVCVTLKNQMPRAGQCIVFVTGSDISQLEQREKLIHIIVIVCAMVLAVPVGMYACTTDTRCKFSCLDRCTEQCKRRRRQEKTLRTNGERQGTFDSLQAASDEGLCGDSEEVMKKRSKSSDEKNNHRGKAQDLPETTTGAKLY is encoded by the exons CTATTCTGTCGAGTTACTCCTGGATCAACATCTTGTTTACCCGGCTGCTCTTGCACAAATGACAACTTGGGAAG ATCCCTACTTTGCATGGAAACAGCCATGGGACGAATCCCAGACAATGTTCCAAATGATTTCAGTAAAATTCGAATAGAGAATTCTCATCTGACCGAATTACCCCGCGGCTCCTTCTCTAAAGTTAGTGCCTTGGTGTCTCTGTGGTTGAATTTCAACGACATCACCCTAATGAACATCAAGAGTCTGGAGGGGCTGACGAATCTAACCGAACTACGGCTACAGGGGAACAAGCTGCGTTCAGTCCCATGGACAGCGTTCCAGGATACGCCGAACCTGAAGATTTTGGACCTGAAACATAACCGACTAGACGTGCTCCCGGAATCTGCCCTGAGACAACTTCCAGGCCTGACCTATTTAGACTTATCCTTCAATCAGCTTACTGTCATATCCAGGGATGTCTTCCTCAACTGGCCTCTCCTCAACGctcaggagagaaaaggaggtaCAGAGCCCAGCAGTGGAGAGGCCAACGTTGTTTTAGCGCTGCACGACAACCCTTGGCTGTGTGACTGCCGCCTCAAAGGTTTCGTagagtttatcaaaagtgttagTCCGCCTCTAATTCTGATGAACTCGTACCTGATGTGCACGGGCCCCAGTTCCAGAGCGGGAAAGTTCTTCCACGAAGTCGGTTTGAAAACATGTATGAAGCCCGAGGCCTCGGCCTCAGAAAGCAACATGACGGTGTCACTGGGGGACAAGGTAACCCTCCGGTGCTTAGTCAAAGCCAGGCCTGACCCCGCCATCCACTGGTCATACAGCCTGAAGATTATACGGGGATTTACTG TCTCAGAGACCCGTGTGGACGATGAGACCATCAGATCTCAGCTGGTCATCCCATCCCTTCACCTGGCGGACCGAGGCGCTTACACCTGCTTCGCCAACAACTTCATAGGCAACTCCTCCGTCAGTGTCCTGGTCAACATCAAGTCTTTCAACGCATCCTCCTCCTCCGTCGGTGCCGCCATGTCTCTGCCCCCGTTCCCCCTGGCCTCAGCCGACGAGAACGTCTACATTGACATCCGCATCTCCAAGCAGACGGTCTACGGCATCACTCTGGAGTGGTACGCTGCGACGGACAACCCTGCAGAGACCTGGTTCACCATCCACTTGGGGAAATACCACTCTGACAAAAAGGAGTTGACATACATCGGCCCGGGCATCAACACCTATTCGGTCAACGACCTCCTACCGGTTACTAAATACGAGGTGTGTGTAACGCTGAAGAACCAGATGCCCCGCGCCGGCCAGTGCATCGTGTTTgtaacaggaagtgacatcagTCAGCTGGAACAACGGGAGAAGCTCATCCATATTATCGTAATCGTGTGCGCCATGGTGCTGGCGGTGCCCGTGGGGATGTACGCCTGCACCACCGACACCAGATGTAAGTTCAGCTGCCTGGACCGCTGTACGGAGCAgtgtaagaggaggaggaggcaggagaaGACCCTGAGGACCaatggggagagacaggggaccTTCGACAGCCTCCAGGCCGCCAGCGATGAAGGACTCTGTGGAGACTCTGAAGAGGTGATGAAGAAGAGGAGTAAGTCCTCAGACGAAAAAAACAACCACAGGGGAAAAGCACAAGATCTACCAGAGACAACCACTGGAGCAAAGCTATATTAG